GTGGGGATGCTATGCAAAAAATTCTCACCATTGCAGGTTCTGATTCCGGTGGCGGATCGGGTATTCAGGGAGATCTGAAAACAATTCTCTCACTCGGCGGCTATGGCATGAGCGTGATTACCGCTGTCACAGCCCAAAACACCATGGGAATTCAGGGAATCGTTCCCATGGATCCGGATTTTGTAGCACTTCAACTTGAATCAGTGCTGAGCGACATAGGAGCAGACGCAGTAAAGACGGGCATGTTGGCCAATGCGGATATAGTCTCTGTTGTTGCAGAAATTCTCTCCAAATATAAGATCGACAAACTCGTTGTGGACCCTGTTCTGGTTTCGGAAAGCGGAAAAGAGCTTCTGGAAAAAGAAGGCATTTCCAGACTTGTTGATAAGCTGTTTCCCATGACGTATCTGCTGACACCTAACATTCCTGAAGCTGAAGCTCTGACCGGAAAGAGCGTGACCACCGTCTCGGACATGATCAAGGCCGGAAAAAAGCTCCAGAAGATGGGCCCCAAATATGTACTCGTAAAAGGAGGCCATCTACAGGACTCTCCTGTGGACGTTCTTCATGACGGTTCGCAGTATTATGAGTTTGCGACACAAAGGGTGCGGACCCGACACACGCACGGTACGGGATGTACGCTTGCTTCCGCAATTGCCACACTCATGGGACGAGGGCTTCCTCTCATGGAATCCATCGATCAGGCCAAACGGTACCTGTACCGTGCTCTCAGATTTTCTCTGAGGATCGGCAGTGGCATCGGCCCGACAAACCATCTGGCCTCAATTACCCGGGAAATGGCCAGGACTCAGACAATTGAGGAACTGGACAAAGCACTGGAACGACTGAAACGGCTCAACATAGGACATTTGATTCCTGAAGTTCAATCCAATCTTGCCTATGCCATTCCCTTCGCGGAATCCGTGGAAGACGTTGCATCCTTTCCGGGTAGGATCATCCGGATGATTCACAC
The sequence above is a segment of the Desulfomonile tiedjei DSM 6799 genome. Coding sequences within it:
- the thiD gene encoding bifunctional hydroxymethylpyrimidine kinase/phosphomethylpyrimidine kinase — translated: MQKILTIAGSDSGGGSGIQGDLKTILSLGGYGMSVITAVTAQNTMGIQGIVPMDPDFVALQLESVLSDIGADAVKTGMLANADIVSVVAEILSKYKIDKLVVDPVLVSESGKELLEKEGISRLVDKLFPMTYLLTPNIPEAEALTGKSVTTVSDMIKAGKKLQKMGPKYVLVKGGHLQDSPVDVLHDGSQYYEFATQRVRTRHTHGTGCTLASAIATLMGRGLPLMESIDQAKRYLYRALRFSLRIGSGIGPTNHLASITREMARTQTIEELDKALERLKRLNIGHLIPEVQSNLAYAIPFAESVEDVASFPGRIIRMIHTVATMTGAKFGASRQIHHLVLAAMDYDPERRAAMNIAFSDVLVRRIRSLGFTVAEFDRNRTPPDLQEEEGSTLAWGVQDVMEELGRVPDAIFDRGAVGKVAMIRLFGKDPGSIVDLIAKL